The following proteins are encoded in a genomic region of Thiomicrospira sp. R3:
- the mutM gene encoding bifunctional DNA-formamidopyrimidine glycosylase/DNA-(apurinic or apyrimidinic site) lyase has product MPELPEVETTKRGIEPSLKGQTIQQIIVRNTQLRWPVAAELCAVQPGLVISRVFRRAKYLLLETQFGQSHAGHIIIHLGMSGHLRLLAAQTPAQKHDHIDLILKNGTCLRYQDPRRFGAWLWTDKNPLDHPLLAKLAPEPLADDFNASYLHRAIIQRNTAIKALIMNNHFVVGVGNIYANESLFLAGIHPLRTAKSLTYAECDQLVRIIKQVLAAAIEQGGTTLKDFMSPSGKPGYFAQKLYVYDRANQACLVCQTPIEREVHFQRASYLCPHCQPNFQPKCHTKTDASI; this is encoded by the coding sequence ATGCCAGAACTACCGGAAGTCGAAACCACCAAGCGCGGTATTGAGCCTTCGCTAAAAGGGCAAACGATCCAACAGATTATTGTCCGAAATACTCAACTACGCTGGCCCGTTGCAGCCGAGCTATGCGCGGTTCAACCAGGCCTGGTGATTAGTCGAGTTTTCCGCCGAGCCAAATACCTATTGCTCGAAACCCAATTCGGTCAAAGTCACGCCGGTCATATTATCATCCACCTAGGGATGTCAGGACACCTGCGCCTACTAGCCGCCCAGACCCCTGCACAAAAACATGACCATATTGATTTAATCCTCAAAAATGGTACTTGCCTGCGTTATCAAGACCCCCGCCGATTTGGCGCATGGCTTTGGACAGATAAAAACCCGTTGGATCATCCTTTACTGGCTAAATTGGCGCCAGAACCCCTAGCGGATGATTTCAATGCAAGCTATTTACACCGCGCCATTATCCAGCGAAATACCGCAATCAAAGCATTAATTATGAATAACCATTTTGTAGTCGGGGTCGGAAACATCTATGCCAATGAATCCTTGTTTCTTGCCGGCATCCATCCACTTCGGACAGCTAAAAGCTTAACCTATGCTGAATGCGATCAGCTGGTACGAATTATAAAGCAGGTTTTAGCTGCAGCGATTGAGCAAGGGGGCACCACCCTTAAAGACTTTATGTCACCTAGCGGGAAACCGGGCTATTTTGCACAAAAGCTCTATGTCTATGACCGTGCAAACCAGGCCTGCTTAGTGTGTCAAACACCGATAGAACGCGAAGTTCATTTCCAACGCGCAAGTTACCTTTGCCCCCATTGCCAACCGAATTTCCAGCCCAAATGTCACACCAAAACGGACGCGTCAATATAA
- a CDS encoding TIGR01777 family oxidoreductase, with translation MNILLLGGTGFVGRHLATALRQDGHQVTQAGRTAFRSLEHLTSLTTNQQVIVQMSGANIGQRWNQAYKKELYTSRIDTTVLLARALQQLDSPPQQIIAVSAIGIYPQKPCGEPVDESCNQVDTGFLGQLGQAWEQASQQLLPSPLIMRFGVVLGKDGGALQKMLPAFKLGLGGPVASGEQCFSWVHIDDLIAGFKWAINHPEQTGPINISAPHPLKQKDFARVLAKTLHRPYGLPMPEFMLKLIFGEGTQVLTHSSCVVPKRLQQSGFVFQYPDAQSALAQILTK, from the coding sequence ATGAACATTCTACTCTTAGGCGGCACCGGCTTTGTAGGTCGCCACCTCGCAACGGCTTTACGCCAAGACGGTCACCAGGTAACCCAAGCGGGACGTACTGCGTTTCGCTCACTTGAACACCTGACCTCATTAACCACCAACCAACAGGTCATCGTTCAAATGAGTGGCGCTAATATCGGCCAACGTTGGAACCAAGCCTATAAAAAAGAACTATACACCAGCCGCATAGATACCACGGTATTATTGGCACGCGCACTCCAACAACTTGACAGCCCACCGCAACAAATTATTGCCGTGTCTGCGATTGGCATCTACCCCCAAAAACCCTGCGGCGAACCGGTTGACGAAAGCTGCAACCAAGTGGATACTGGATTTTTAGGCCAGCTTGGCCAAGCCTGGGAGCAGGCAAGTCAACAGCTTTTACCTTCGCCACTTATTATGCGCTTTGGTGTGGTGCTAGGGAAAGATGGCGGTGCGTTACAAAAAATGTTGCCTGCGTTTAAACTCGGACTCGGTGGCCCGGTCGCTAGTGGCGAACAATGTTTCAGCTGGGTGCATATTGATGACCTGATCGCCGGATTCAAATGGGCGATCAACCACCCTGAACAAACCGGCCCCATCAATATATCCGCACCCCACCCCCTCAAACAAAAAGACTTTGCTCGAGTGTTAGCCAAAACCTTGCATCGACCTTATGGCCTACCCATGCCAGAATTTATGTTAAAACTGATTTTTGGCGAAGGCACCCAGGTGCTCACTCATAGTAGCTGTGTCGTGCCGAAACGCTTGCAACAATCGGGTTTTGTGTTTCAATACCCAGATGCCCAATCCGCATTAGCACAGATTTTAACAAAATAG
- the folM gene encoding dihydromonapterin reductase, which produces MRLNNAIVITGAGQRIGYYLANQFLTHTDFPVIFSYRTERSGVAALQAKGGIAIRADFNQPGEIACFIEQVNQRVTSLRALIHNASVWLDDDAPTSFEQQMRLHVELPYQLNRGLVDPLNASAGADIISISDAKVARGSGHQVAYLASKAALQSMTKSFALAYGSKVKVNDIAPALIMFNQGDDAEYRQQRLKENLIPIEPGPEVVWQTVNFIMSNPYLTGQVIGLDGGRNLMP; this is translated from the coding sequence ATGCGGTTAAATAATGCAATTGTTATCACGGGAGCGGGTCAGCGTATTGGCTATTATTTGGCAAACCAATTTTTAACTCACACGGACTTTCCTGTTATTTTCAGTTACCGGACTGAGCGGTCAGGGGTTGCGGCACTGCAAGCTAAGGGGGGCATCGCCATTCGCGCTGACTTTAATCAGCCTGGCGAGATTGCGTGTTTTATTGAACAGGTTAATCAGCGCGTGACCAGTTTGCGTGCCCTGATTCATAATGCGTCTGTTTGGTTAGATGATGATGCGCCAACTAGTTTTGAACAGCAGATGCGCTTACACGTTGAGTTGCCTTATCAGTTAAATCGGGGGTTAGTTGATCCGTTGAATGCGTCGGCTGGCGCGGATATTATTTCGATCAGTGATGCAAAAGTTGCACGGGGTAGCGGTCATCAAGTGGCTTATTTAGCCTCTAAAGCCGCGCTGCAAAGCATGACCAAGTCGTTTGCGCTCGCTTATGGTTCAAAGGTTAAGGTGAATGATATTGCGCCTGCTTTGATTATGTTTAATCAAGGGGATGATGCCGAGTATCGTCAGCAACGCTTAAAGGAAAACTTAATACCGATTGAGCCTGGCCCAGAGGTTGTTTGGCAAACCGTGAATTTTATCATGAGCAACCCCTATCTAACAGGGCAGGTGATTGGATTGGATGGCGGGCGTAATTTGATGCCCTGA